The region GGAGATTGCCTCCCGGTTCGGTCACAGTATGCAGCCCCTGTTTCTCCCCGGCGAGGGGCCGCCGGAGGGTTGGATTTGGGACACGCTGCAGGCGCAGGCCGCGGAGTACGCCGAGATCCTGGGAATACCTGCGACCGACCTGCGTGCCGAGATGCGGGGGATCGAACGGCTGCTGGCGGGGAGCGTGCGCCAACGCGACCGCGTGAAGGCTGCGCTGAGAGCACTCGGCGATCGTCTGAACCGATCCACGACCGAGTTGGCGCGGACCGTTGCGCGACAGGAAGCCGCCGCGGGACGTTCCCCGATGCCCCGCTTCCAGATCGAGTTGCGTGAGCAGATCGAGACCTGGAGGCGCCGCTGAGCGGCGAGATGTGATTCATCGGCCCGACCGAGGCAGGACTATTTCAGGACCGTCTGGGGGATGTAGCGCAGCCGTGCCACGATTCGATCACGGGGTTGTGGCCACCGGGTCGGCCGAGTATCTTGTTTCATACGGTAGTATCGGAAATACCATATGGAGCAACCAACGGACAGCGGAGTCCCGATGCCGCGTTCCGGCGTCATGCCCGCCCGGCGGCAGGTTCCCGAGTCGCCCCCACGTGGCGTCGCGGAGCCGGCAACGCAGTACGCCGCGGGCCACGCGCCGAACGGCGGCCTGTTCGCCCTGCTGCATGGCCGCGGCGTGCTCAAGATGGTGCGCAGCGGTCTGCCTTTTTCCATGTTCGATGAACTGGCAAAGGCCATCGGCGGATCGCAGGGGGAACTGGCGGCGATTGTCGGCATCCCGGCAACTACCCTTGCCCGCAGGAAGCGGAGCGGCACGTTGACGCCGGCGGAGTCGGACCGGCTGGTACGCGTCGCTCGCCTGGAGGCGATGGCCGTGGCCATGATGCGGGGCGACGCGAGCGCCGCCGGGCGCTGGCTGCGCACGCCACATGATCTCCTGGACCGCGAGACGCCCCTGCAGCGTGCGTCAACGGAAACGGGAGCCCGCGACGTCGAGCACCTCATCGGCCGGCTACGGCATGGCGTATTCAGTTGATCACCGGCTGGCGCCTGGCTGCGCCGGAGTTCGCTCGGACTGCTGAGCAGATGATGGGCGAGGGTGCCCGGCGGTTTGGCGGGCGCTGGAACAGTGTGGGGCGCGCGGTCGTCTATCTCGGCGACAGCCTGGCGCTTGCCGGCATGGAGTTGCTGGTCCACCTGAAACAAGAAAGCGTCCTGCGAACGTATCGAAAGATGCCGGCGTTCATCCCGGAGCACCTGGTGATGCACGTCGGCGAAGACCAGTTGCCGCAGGATTGGGCGCAACCGAGCCTCTACCCCGTCACTCGGCAAATCGGCGACGGCTGGATCGAATGCGCGCAGTCTGCGGTGCTGCAGGTGCCGAGCGCGGTAGTCCGCGGCGAAACCAACTACCTCGTCAATCCCGACCGCCCCGACTTCGGCGCCATCCGGACGGGCCCATCTTCCGCTTCCAGTACGACCCGCGACTGGCGCGATAGCATTCGGTCTGCCGGCGCGCCCGCGGCCCCGGCATCGGGCATGAGCATGACTCGCGTGCTTGACCAATGTCGGGCCGGTGGTATAGTAGCGGTCTCGGGTGTTCGACTCGGGCACGCCGGAGTCTGCCTCCTTCGCTTTTCGGTTGCCTGCGAGCAGGCATTCCGCGGGAGTGGGCGAAGGGCCGGCAGTGACGCGAGCGCTCCCGGAAACGACTCGCAACGACGAGAGGAGAGTCGACTCATGACACACGTTCTGTTCGGAAAGTGCCTTGCGGTACTGTCCGTGCTGGTCCTGGCCGCTACCGGCCTCTGGGCCGCCGGCGAAGAGGAGGGTTCGACCGCCGCCGCGGCCGAGAAGAAGTACGTGACCGATCCCACCACCGGCAAGGTGGTGGTGGCGCCGGAGTATGGCGGGACACTAACCGCCTACGCAGGGCCTGGTCTTACTCAGGCTTCTACTGACCCCTACCACGGCTGGCCGAGCTTTACCGGCGGGGTCTCAGAGGGTCTCGGCATTATGAACTGGGGAGTAGATCGAGACGTATGGGACCTGAAAACCTTGCACACGCCGGACGAACACATAATTGGGCAGTTGGCGGAGAGTTGGGAGATTTCCCCGGACCGCCTCACCTATACCTTCCACATCCGACCAGGCGTTCGCTGGCATGACAAGGCGCCGATGAACGGTCGGCAGTTCACCGCCCACGACGTCGAATACAACTTCCACCGCTTGCTGGGCATGGGCGACTTCGCCGAGGCCGGACCGTCCGCTTTTAGCGGCGCCCTCGAACTCAAGAGCCTCCCATGGGAATCGATCACGGCCACCGACGACGCGACGGTGGTGATGAAGCTGACCGAGCCACGCCTCGCCATGTTGCGGAAGGCGGTGGGGCTGGACCTGGGGGTTACGTTCATGATGCCTCCCGAGGTGATCGAGCAGCATGGCGACGGTAAGGACTGGCGCAACCTGGTCGGCACCGGGCCGTTCATGTTGACGGACCTGGTCGAGGAGAGCTCCGGAACATTCACCAGGAATCCTGATTACTGGGGCTATGACGAAAAGTACCCGGAGAACCGCCTGCCCTATGTTGACGAGCTCAGGTACGTGGTTATTCCGGACGAAGCAGCCGCCTACGCAGCGCTGCGCTCACGCACGATCGACTGGAAGAGGTGGGATACCTCTCTGGACGCGGCCGAAAGCATGCGCAAGACCAACCCCGAGATCGCGGTGCACGAAGTTTTCTTCCGGTCGGTCGCGTCTTTTGCACCCAACCATCGCGAGCCACCCTTCAACGACGTCAACGTGCTGCGCGCGATGCAGATGGCGCTGGACAACGAGACCATCGCCCGTACGCTCTGGAAGGGTGTCGCAGACCCGACACCTCAGGGGCTGATAGGGGTGCAGGGCTTCTACCACCCCTTCGAGGAGTGGGACGAAGAGGTCAAGCAATACTACCGGTACGACCCGGAACGGGCCGAGAAACTGCTCGACGAGGCCGGATATCCGCGCGGCGCCGACGGCACCAGGTTCACGACCACGCTGAACTACGGGGCGTGGGCAGACCTGGACTATTCGCACATAGCCGCCGCGTACTGGGCGGAGATCGGCGTCGTGGTCGAGATCGACGAGCTGTCCTCCGCCGAATACCACGAGCGGCTCTTCGCACGTAGCGGGAAAGGCATGTACAGCCAGATCGCCAGAAACAACTTCGATCCTTTTAACGCGGTAAGTTGGTATCACTCGAATGCGCAGTGGAACCGCGGCGGGTCCCAGTGGCCCGAGTTGGACGCCATGGTCGACGCCGCTCTGAGCGCTCCAACGCCCGAGGAGGCGCGGAGGCTGATTGCCGAGGCAGACGAATACGCGATGTCGCGGCACTGGCTGATATGGGGTCCCATGTCCCCCATACACTTCTACCTTCAGCCGTGGCTCGTCGGCTACAACGGTGAGCTCGACGGTGGCCTGGGATGG is a window of Spirochaetaceae bacterium DNA encoding:
- a CDS encoding DUF2384 domain-containing protein; amino-acid sequence: MPRSGVMPARRQVPESPPRGVAEPATQYAAGHAPNGGLFALLHGRGVLKMVRSGLPFSMFDELAKAIGGSQGELAAIVGIPATTLARRKRSGTLTPAESDRLVRVARLEAMAVAMMRGDASAAGRWLRTPHDLLDRETPLQRASTETGARDVEHLIGRLRHGVFS
- a CDS encoding ABC transporter substrate-binding protein, with the translated sequence MTHVLFGKCLAVLSVLVLAATGLWAAGEEEGSTAAAAEKKYVTDPTTGKVVVAPEYGGTLTAYAGPGLTQASTDPYHGWPSFTGGVSEGLGIMNWGVDRDVWDLKTLHTPDEHIIGQLAESWEISPDRLTYTFHIRPGVRWHDKAPMNGRQFTAHDVEYNFHRLLGMGDFAEAGPSAFSGALELKSLPWESITATDDATVVMKLTEPRLAMLRKAVGLDLGVTFMMPPEVIEQHGDGKDWRNLVGTGPFMLTDLVEESSGTFTRNPDYWGYDEKYPENRLPYVDELRYVVIPDEAAAYAALRSRTIDWKRWDTSLDAAESMRKTNPEIAVHEVFFRSVASFAPNHREPPFNDVNVLRAMQMALDNETIARTLWKGVADPTPQGLIGVQGFYHPFEEWDEEVKQYYRYDPERAEKLLDEAGYPRGADGTRFTTTLNYGAWADLDYSHIAAAYWAEIGVVVEIDELSSAEYHERLFARSGKGMYSQIARNNFDPFNAVSWYHSNAQWNRGGSQWPELDAMVDAALSAPTPEEARRLIAEADEYAMSRHWLIWGPMSPIHFYLQPWLVGYNGELDGGLGWGKGNDMYARLWIDSALKTEMGF